One Papaver somniferum cultivar HN1 chromosome 10, ASM357369v1, whole genome shotgun sequence genomic window carries:
- the LOC113316462 gene encoding pentatricopeptide repeat-containing protein At1g63130, mitochondrial-like, whose amino-acid sequence MTEIGNQPNVNTCTTLIHGLCKAGEVGLALQLKNKMSKWNCRPNVISYSAIIDALCKGGLVDEALVLFSEMQRNLNVVPNVVLYTSLVKGLCNSGRLIEVKSLFGEMVSRRISANVTTYNCLIHGHCLHGQQEEARRYFDEMMHRGISPNTVTFSILIDSYCKDGNTEEAWGIFNLMDKINIKPDQITYNSMIDGLCLASRLQDAVKLFASMVDRGLEPNVISCNILIDGYCKNRKLDEALLLFEKMNQNGPKPTVVTYSIQLRGLYRDGRMKTAQRFLNEMQNSGQSPDEVLYSTILDGLCKNGKIVEAMEFLESVEGTGILPNVEMYTILIHGLYRGGRLEDAIELFNEILEKGLVPNVVTYTTMIAGFFHHRMSLEANKLII is encoded by the coding sequence ATGACTGAAATAGGTAATCAACCTAATGTAAATACATGTACTACTCTTATACATGGGCTTTGTAAAGCTGGTGAAGTGGGTCTTGCTCTTCAGCTAAAAAACAAGATGTCAAAATGGAACTGCAGACCAAATGTTATTTCGTATTCTGCGATTATAGATGCACTTTGCAAAGGAGGTCTAGTTGATGAAGCTTTGGTTCTCTTCTCCGAAATGCAGAGAAATTTGAATGTTGTACCCAATGTTGTTCTGTACACTTCTTTGGTTAAGGGACTTTGCAATTCTGGCCGGTTAATTGAGGTAAAGAGCCTCTTTGGCGAGATGGTTAGTAGAAGAATCTCTGCAAATGTAACGACATATAATTGTTTGATTCATGGTCATTGCCTACATGGTCAGCAGGAAGAAGCAAGAAGATATTTTGATGAAATGATGCATCGGGGAATTTCACCAAATACGGTTACTTTTAGTATATTGATAGATTCATATTGTAAAGATGGGAACACGGAAGAAGCTTGGGGGATATTTAATTTGATGGACAAGATAAATATAAAACCTGATCAGATTACTTACAACTCAATGATCGATGGTCTGTGTTTGGCAAGCCGGTTGCAAGATGCGGTGAAACTGTTCGCCTCAATGGTAGATAGGGGCCTTGAACCGAATGTTATCAGTTGCAATATATTAATTGACGGCTACTGCAAGAATCGTAAATTGGATGAAGCTTTGCTGTTATTCGAGAAAATGAATCAAAATGGACCGAAACCCACCGTTGTTACTTATAGTATACAATTACGGGGACTATACCGGgatggaagaatgaagactgcTCAGAGGTTTCTTAATGAGATGCAAAATTCTGGTCAATCTCCAGATGAAGTTTTATACAGTACAATTTTGGATGGTCTGTGCAAGAATGGAAAAATTGTGGAGGCAATGGAATTCCTCGAATCCGTGGAAGGTACTGGTATCTTACCTAATGTTGAAATGTACACTATCCTTATTCATGGTTTGTATCGTGGTGGGCGATTGGAAGACGCGATAGAACTGTTTAATGAGATTCTAGAAAAAGGACTGGTTCCTAATGTAGTAACATATACCACAATGATCGCTGGATTCTTTCATCACAGGATGTCCTTGGAGGCTAACAAATTAATCATctaa